The following are encoded in a window of Kaistia algarum genomic DNA:
- a CDS encoding Gfo/Idh/MocA family protein codes for MSTVHKIGLIGAGNISEAYLKLAPLFPGTKIVAVADIAPAAAKARADQFGIAAMTVDELLKNSEIDTVINLTIPAAHYEISHSILSAGKHAYSEKPFALSVDDGKKLVAEADARGLKLGSAPDTFLGGGGQTARRLIDEGKVGHIIAGTMHFMGHGMEAWHPNPGFFFQPGGGPVLDMGPYYTSALINLIGPAKSVTAIASKGFEERFVTAEGPMKGKSVPVLVPTTINAIIEFVSGAQVSFGVSWDVWKHGHENPIELYGSEGTMLVPDPNFFGGAVRYSKAGGDYIEVDAAEAPFGRANWSGERANYRMLGVADLLDAAETGREPRCSGRVALHALDIMVSILDAAASRKVVELSTTTERPAPLTATDAERLIASR; via the coding sequence ATGTCCACCGTTCACAAGATCGGCCTGATCGGCGCCGGCAACATCTCCGAAGCCTATCTGAAGCTGGCGCCGCTGTTTCCCGGCACAAAGATCGTCGCCGTCGCGGATATTGCGCCGGCCGCGGCCAAGGCCCGGGCCGACCAGTTCGGCATCGCTGCCATGACCGTCGATGAACTCCTGAAGAACAGCGAGATCGACACCGTCATCAACCTGACGATCCCGGCCGCTCACTATGAGATCAGCCATTCGATCCTCTCCGCTGGCAAGCATGCCTATTCGGAGAAGCCGTTCGCGCTCTCGGTCGACGACGGCAAGAAGCTCGTCGCGGAAGCCGACGCACGCGGGCTGAAGCTCGGCAGCGCACCCGACACCTTCCTTGGCGGCGGCGGCCAGACGGCGCGTCGCCTCATCGACGAGGGCAAGGTCGGCCACATCATCGCCGGCACCATGCATTTCATGGGTCACGGCATGGAGGCCTGGCATCCCAATCCCGGCTTCTTCTTCCAGCCGGGCGGTGGACCGGTGCTCGACATGGGACCCTATTACACTTCCGCGCTGATCAATCTGATCGGACCAGCCAAATCGGTCACCGCGATCGCGAGCAAGGGTTTCGAGGAGCGCTTCGTCACGGCCGAGGGTCCGATGAAGGGCAAGTCGGTACCGGTGCTGGTGCCGACGACGATCAACGCCATCATCGAATTCGTCTCCGGCGCACAGGTGTCGTTCGGCGTCAGCTGGGACGTCTGGAAGCACGGCCATGAGAACCCTATCGAGCTCTACGGCTCGGAAGGAACGATGCTCGTGCCCGATCCGAACTTCTTCGGCGGGGCCGTCCGCTATTCGAAGGCCGGCGGCGACTATATCGAGGTCGACGCGGCCGAGGCGCCGTTCGGCCGCGCCAATTGGAGCGGCGAGCGGGCCAATTATCGCATGCTCGGCGTCGCCGATCTGCTCGATGCTGCCGAGACCGGCCGCGAGCCGCGCTGCTCGGGCCGCGTCGCGCTGCACGCACTCGACATCATGGTCTCGATCCTCGACGCAGCGGCAAGCCGCAAGGTCGTCGAACTCTCGACGACCACGGAACGTCCCGCGCCGCTGACCGCCACCGATGCTGAGCGGCTGATCGCGTCGCGCTGA
- a CDS encoding periplasmic heavy metal sensor codes for MAPKPERKRGRNWLAGVAVVSLAVNAYFLGALFTETLRFRTSRDESSPHAAKMELRWLRGRLSPDAVRSVEAALEPLKPDMMARIQRLKTLRAELGPLVAAPEPDRAAIDAHLREIRLEVGAMQEQTQSKVFDAVLALPQAERAPLATPAQGSAKGN; via the coding sequence ATGGCACCCAAGCCCGAAAGAAAGCGCGGCCGCAACTGGCTCGCCGGCGTTGCCGTCGTCTCGCTGGCGGTGAATGCGTACTTCCTGGGCGCGCTCTTTACCGAGACGCTCCGCTTCCGCACGTCGCGCGACGAGAGCAGCCCCCACGCCGCCAAAATGGAGCTGCGCTGGCTGCGCGGACGACTTTCGCCCGATGCAGTCCGCTCCGTCGAGGCTGCCCTTGAGCCGCTGAAGCCGGATATGATGGCTCGCATCCAGCGCCTGAAGACGCTCCGAGCCGAACTCGGCCCGCTCGTTGCTGCGCCCGAGCCGGACCGTGCGGCGATCGATGCGCATTTGCGCGAGATCCGGCTCGAAGTCGGCGCCATGCAGGAGCAGACCCAATCGAAGGTGTTCGACGCCGTCCTGGCGCTGCCCCAGGCCGAGCGTGCGCCGCTGGCGACGCCCGCGCAGGGAAGCGCCAAGGGTAACTGA
- a CDS encoding RNA polymerase sigma factor, which yields MDPIRAHDEAKVAVVRGRMGYRLVAGGHNAGLPHEETKGRVQPLSRKDDFGRDAVLRAEEALMQAIANGERDVFARLIGAEAPRLTRFVLAILSDLSEAEEIVQESLLRLWRQAPTWEPRARIGTYLHRVAYRLAIDRIRRRRPHVDIDDYDDLIEDEDESAAPDRNLDRLDEVRQVHEALDQLSDRQRAVIVLAHFQELGQAEAAAILGIGEHAYESLLARARRRLRTLLAENGEPAGEDWTKP from the coding sequence GTGGATCCGATCCGTGCCCACGATGAGGCGAAGGTGGCTGTGGTTCGCGGCCGGATGGGGTATCGTCTCGTCGCCGGCGGCCACAACGCCGGTCTTCCCCACGAAGAGACGAAAGGTCGGGTCCAGCCCTTGTCGCGCAAGGACGATTTCGGAAGAGACGCCGTGCTTCGTGCCGAGGAGGCGCTGATGCAGGCGATCGCAAATGGCGAGCGGGACGTCTTCGCCCGGCTGATCGGCGCGGAGGCGCCACGGCTGACGCGCTTCGTGCTCGCCATTCTCTCCGATCTGTCGGAGGCGGAGGAGATCGTCCAGGAATCGCTGCTGCGCCTCTGGCGCCAGGCGCCGACCTGGGAGCCGCGGGCTCGCATCGGCACCTATCTGCACCGCGTCGCCTATCGCCTCGCGATCGACCGGATCCGCCGACGACGTCCCCATGTCGATATCGACGACTATGACGATCTGATCGAGGACGAGGACGAGAGCGCCGCGCCCGACCGCAATCTCGACCGCCTCGACGAGGTCCGCCAGGTGCACGAGGCGCTCGACCAGCTCTCGGATCGCCAGCGCGCCGTGATCGTCCTCGCCCATTTCCAGGAACTCGGCCAGGCGGAAGCCGCCGCGATCCTGGGCATCGGCGAGCATGCCTATGAATCGCTTCTCGCCCGCGCGCGTCGGCGTCTTCGCACGCTGCTCGCGGAGAACGGGGAGCCCGCCGGGGAGGATTGGACAAAGCCATGA